One part of the Vicia villosa cultivar HV-30 ecotype Madison, WI linkage group LG6, Vvil1.0, whole genome shotgun sequence genome encodes these proteins:
- the LOC131613336 gene encoding uncharacterized protein LOC131613336, with product MKSVLFVKMQKDPAFNHHAKCEKMGITHLTFADDVLMFCGGDVTSVDMMKVLHTFADTTEMVVNPRKCKVFFGGVDIETRNKIKELTTYEEGLLPFRYIGVPLITRKLNIKHYPPLIDKILAKVKHWSSRLLSMAGRMQLVQNTVIIIAQFLMQCLPIPKYVIKRIDSICRSFVWIGKVTVSKKSPIAWESVCKPKSLGGAYPLPKEETLDGGCNTFSKAVWKHVLQWLGITHEPQPWSIEIGWIMHMIAKKGWRYKILKIAVAETIYDVWQYRNEVIFGKYTHRNTSIDIGERIIEKVMYRGWYSPNLRKHIATLML from the exons atgaagtctgtactGTTTGTCAAAATGCAGAAGGATCCAGCTTTTAATCACCATGCTAAATGTGAGAAAATGGGCATCACACACCTCACATTTGCTGATGATGTTCTCATGTTTTGCGGGGGTGATGTAACATCTGTTGACATGATGAAGGTGCTACACACATTTGCTGATACTACAGAGATGGTAGTTAACCCTAGGAAATGCAAAGTGTTCTTTGGTGGAGTGGATATAGAAACCAGAAATAAGATCAAAGAGCTTACTACTTATGAAGAAGGCCTGCTTCCTTTTAGGTATATAGGAGTTCCTCTCATAACTAGAAAGCTCAACATCAAACACTATCCCCCTCTTATTGACAAGATCCTGGCTAAAGTGAAACATTGGTCCTCGAGACTTCTTAGCATGGCAGGAAGAATGCAACTGGTTCAAAATACAGTCATTATTATTGCTCAGTTTTTGATGCAATGTCTCCCTATTCCAAAATATGTCATAAAGAGAATAGATAGCATCTGTAGGAGCTTTGTCTGGATTGGAAAAGTGACTGTTAGCAAGAAGAGCCCCATTGCATGGGAATCTGTTTGTAAGCCAAAGAGCCTTGGAG GTGCATATCCATTACCTAAAGAAGAAACCCTTGATGGAGGCTGTAATAC GTTTTCTAAAGCTGTGTGGAAGCATGTACTGCAGTGGTTAGGCATAACACATGAGCCTCAACCTTGGTCTATTGAGATTGGGTGGATTATGCATATGATTGCTAAAAAAGGATGGAGATACAAGATTCTAAAGATAGCTGTGGCTGAAACTATATATGATGTATGGCAATATAGAAATGAAGTAATTTTTGGAAAGTATACTCATAGGAATACTAGCATAGATATTGGAGAAAGAATTATAGAGAAAGTGATGTATAGAGGATGGTATTCGCCCAATTTAAGGAAGCACATAGCTACCTTGATGCTTTAG